DNA from Bacteroidia bacterium:
TAAGAATTCAAGAACCCCTTTGTTTGAAATGGGTTATTCAGGTAGTTATCTGGGTTTGAATTTTAGTTTTTTGTTTGATTTCAATGACTTAAAGCCAATGAAAGGTGATTTGTATTTTGATTAACAATTAATATTCAGGGCGTTTTAATAGTTCAGCAACTATGATAGCTTCTTTCGATGGGATACCCAGAATGTCTATTGGTTCTTCATTTACATCAAGGTCTATCAATTCAATATTTTCTCGCTTTGAAACTTGAGGCGTTGGTGTTGATTGATATGTGTATTGTTTATTTGGCGTGTATTCCTCAGATATATGGTAATTTTTTTTAACTCTTTGGGATGGTGTTTGATTTGGGAATTCTACTTTTGAACTTGTGTTTTGCTGTGATGTTTTCTCCTTGTTCTTTTTGGAAGAGGAGAATTTATATAACATATACAAAATGGCAAAGATGACATAAATAAAAGTCTCTATACCGGAAGAAGCAAAATGAAACATAAAGGCAAAAATAACGCAAAAACATTTACACGCAAGATGTTCTATATAATCTTAGCCGGTGGAAATTTGGCTGACCCGATTCAACAAATCAATTTTGCAAAGAGAGAGTTAAGAAATTTGTCTATTAATGGAAGTATTTTACAATCATCTCTTTATAAGACTAAAGCTTGGGGTAATATAGACCAGCCGGATTTTTTCAATCAGGTATTTGCTTTCAAGTCAACATTGCCGCCATTATTTGTTATGAAACAACTATTAAAAATAGAGGAGCGTAAGGGTAGAAAGCGCAAAGAGAAATGGGGTGCCCGAATACTGGATTTGGATATGCTATATTGCGGCAAACAAAAGGTAAATTCTGCTCAATTGATAGTTCCTCATCCTGAAATTCAAAATAGAAGGTTTTGTCTTGTTCCTCTTGCTGAATTATTGCCGAAGTTTATCCATCCAACACTCCGTTTGATGAATAGTCAATTACTTAAACAATGTAAAGACGATGGATTTGTTGAAAAATATTGAACCGCCACATATAGCTCCCGTTTGTATTTTCCCAACTATTAGCTGGTTTATGCATTATGTAGTAGAACAACAGAAACTTTGTCTTTCAAATAAAATCTACACCCCTAAATCCTTTTCAGGTAATAGGTTTGTTTTAATCGGACCCAATAAAATCAGTAGTTTTAGTGTTCCGTTGCAAAAAGAGTCTTTAGGTGCAGGTGTTTCAGATGTGCTAATATCGAATCAATCCAAATGGTTAAAGGAATTAAAAAACACATTGCAAACTATTTACGGGAAGACATCTTATTTTGAATACTATGATTATAAATTGTGGGATGTATTTGAGAAGCTACAAGATGAAAAGTTGCTAAACTTAGCCCTTGGTACCTTGGGATGGGCTCACAAAGCTTTGCAATGGGATGTTGAGATAACACTCACTGACCATGTTGCAACTGAACTATTGACTGAGTTTGAGATAACTCCCTATCCTCAACCATTTATGGATAGATTTGGATTTGTGCAAAATGCCACTGTCTTTGATATTATTTTCTGTTTGGGTCCTGAAGCGGCTCTGAGAATGCGATATTGAGCCTTGTGAACATATGTTCCAATATAGTGAATAGCTGTTCATAAACATCTGACTCCGTAGTAAATGGAATCAAGAAAGGCATACATTTGCAACTGTAATTCTAAATTTTCTTATGATTTCTAAACGTGTGAATAGCCTTTCCGAATCTGAAAGTATTGCAATGGCAAAACGAGCCAGAGATTTGACTGCACAAGGATTTGATATAGTTAGTTTGAGTATGGGCGAACCGGACTTCCCAACTCCTGATCACATAAAAGAAGCTGCAAAGGCTGCACTTGATGCCAATAAAACACATTATCCACCGGTTGCTGGCATCCCTGAATTGCGCGAAGCAGTTTGTTATAAATTAAAAAGAGATAATCAACTTGTTTATAAGCCTGAGAATATTGTGGTTAGCACAGGTGCAAAGCACTCGCTTATGAATACTATCCTCAGTTTGATTGACCCAGGAGATGAGGTAATTATTCCTACACCATATTGGGTTAGCTACAAAGAGATTGTGAAATTTGCTGAAGGTGTGCCGGTGTTAGTAGAAGGTAAAATTGAAAATAACTATAAAATTACACCTTCTCAATTAGAGCAAGCGATTACACCCAAAACAAAAATATTGCTTTTTTCTAATCCATGTAATCCCACAGGTTCATTTTACACAGAGTCTGAATTAAAAGAATGGGCAAAAGTGTTAGAGAAGTATCCGCGTATCTTTATATGTTCCGATGAAATCTATGAGTATATAAATTTCACAGGCGCACATTTTAGTATTGCGCAGATTCCATCTATGTTTGAGCGTACTATTGTTATAAATGGGGTGAGTAAGGGATATGCTATGACCGGGTGGAGAATCGGATATATTGCTGCTCAAAAAGAAATAGCAGTGGCTTGTGAAAAACTTCAAGGACAATTTACTTCAGGAGCTAACTCTATAGCTCAGTATGCTGCTGTTGCTGCACTTGGTGATAACCTTGAACCAAGTAAAATGATGAACAAGAAGTTCCAAGAAAGAAGGGATTTAGCATTGACTTTGTCTGCGCAAATCCCAGGATTTAAAACAACTGTTCCAGATGGAGCATATTATCTTTTCCCGGATGTAAGCGCTTATTTTGGAAAGAAGACAGAAAGCGGAGAAGTGATACAATCAGACTATGATTTGGTAATATATTTATTGAATACCGGTCATGTTGCAACTGTGCAAGGTTCTGCCTTTGGTGAGAAAAACTGTTTGAGACTTTCTTTTGCTACTTCAAATGAGAATTTGATTGAAGCATTTGTAAGAATGAAAAATGCCTTAAGTAAACTTAAATAAAAAGTTATTATGCAGCACGATTTGAAAACTCTTTTTAAGGGGAAGCGGGTATTAATTGTTGGTGATATCATGCTGGACTCATATATCTTTGGGAGTGTTGAAAGAATTTCGCCCGAAGCTCCGGTTCCAGTTGTGGCTATCGAAAAAAGAGAGAATCGTCCGGGTGGTGCTGCCAATGTTGCTTTTAATATTAAATCCCTTGGTGCGATTCCAATGCTTTGCGCTTTTGTTGGAAATGACTCAGAAGGTGAAATTATGAAAAATATTTTGCTTGAAAATGAAATTTCAAAGGATTATATCATGGTCTCTCCGACTCGCAAGACGACTGCAAAATTGAGAGTGATGGCACAAAAGAATCAGCTGCTTCGCCTCGATTACGAACAAACAAATGATTTAAACCAAGATGAAAATCTCTTATTGTTCAATTCATTTAATGCAGCCATTGCACAAGCTGATGTTGTCATTTTAGAAGACTACAATAAAGGAGTATTAACTTCAGACAATATCTCAAAACTGATATCCATTGCACATGAGCATAATGTTCCTGTAACTGTGGATCCTAAAAAGAAGAATTTTTGGGAATACAAACATGTCGATATGTTTAAACCCAATTTGAAAGAGTTAAAGGAAGCTCTTAATTCAACAGATAATTTATCCGATGAGCACTTTTTTCTAAAGGCAATCAAGGAAATGGAAATGAATCTGTCTAATAAGATTAGTTTTATAACCTTGTCCGAAAGGGGTGTTTTTATTAAAGATCAAGAACAACAACATTTTTTACCTGCATTTGTTAGAACCATTGCCGATGTTTCGGGAGCAGGCGATACTGTTATTAGTGTTGCATCACTTTGCTTAGCTGCCCGAATGCCGATAAAAGACATAGCTTTTATTGCAAATCTTGCCGGAGGATTAGTGTGTGAGCATCCCGGTGTAGTTCCCATTAATCTTGAGAGGTTAGAATCTGAATATTTAAAACATAGCCACTCAAATGGCAGCATTTAAAAATCGTAGAATCTGGTTTTTTGAACATAATAGTATCATCCTTAGATGGAATAGGGTGATTATTAACCTCATTTCATTTGTTGTATTCGGACTTATGATTGCGAGGTATGGATTCAACTTTGAAGGTAAGACTTCTGAACTTTGGATTCCAACCATCAGGGCTTTCTATTTTATTTATGCATTCAATTTTTTGTTTAGAATGTCAATAGAGCGCAAAAAGATTACATTCATCCGTGCACATTTGTTTGAAACTTTGATATTCTGTTTAATTGCTTTAGGTGGAATAAGCTATTTTGGCTTTTCAACTTCTCACCTTCAGAAGTTTGCAAGTATCATGGGAAACGATAGGAAGTATTACGAGTTCTTCTTGCTTTTCTTTTTGTTGTTATTGGCTTTAATTGAGTTTGTCAAGTCGTTGAATTTTGTTGTTTCAAGTACTATTAAACCTGCCATCCTCTTTTTATTGTCGTTTGTCTTTGTTATTAGTGCAGGTACAGGCTTGTTAATGTTACCGGGGTTTAATAATCAAAACACATTTCTTGATTTCTTTGATGCATTATTTGTTTCAACAAGTGCGGTATGTATCACAGGTCTTTCCACTATAGAAATTGGAACCTTTTTTAATATAAAAGGACAAATTATACTACTGCTTCTAATTCAAATGGGAGGTGTTGGCTTGTTGACTTTTGCTTCGTTTTTTGCGACTTATATCAAGAAGGGCATTGGAATTAAACAACAAGTATTGATGAATGAGTTATTTAATATGGATTCTTTGAACAGTAGTTTTTCTTTTATTAAGAGAATGCTTTTCTTATTCTTTGGATTGGAACTAGTTGGAGTTGCTGCAGTCTTATTGTCTTGGGGAGATTATCCTTTTGAATCTTTTGGACAAAAATTATATTACACTATTTTTCATGTAGGTTCTGCCTTTTGTAATGCGGGTTTTTCATTATTTCCAGATGCAACCAAAAACGAAATCATAAATCGAATGTATTTATGGCAGTATGTTATGGGAGGTTTAATGATTTTTGGAGGCTTAGGATTCCCTGCATTGATTGATGTGTTTTCAATTAGAAGACTGCGAGAAAGAGTACGACTTACTTGGAAAGGTTGGGAATTAGGGACTAAGATTTCACTTTATTCATCCTTAATATTACTCATCATTGGGTGTTTGTTTTTCTTTTTTCTTTATATCAATGGGAGCTTTTATCAAGAGAATACAATTGAAAAACTTTCAATTTCTTTCTTTCAATCAGCTGGATTAAGAACAACAGGTATGGGTTCTGTAGATTTAGCGCTGGTCCCACAGTCTTTAATATTATTGTGCATGTTTTTGATGTTTATAGGTGGAGGTTCATCTTCTTTAGCAGGGGGAATCAAGACTAGCACTTTTGTTGTAGCATTTGTAGCTATTTTGGGTACTATTTCAGGGAAAAAGGAAGCCATATTGGGCGGAAGGAGTGTATCTAATGAACTTATTTATAAGGCATTTGCAATCATTGTTTTCTCTGGGAATTATATCCTGTTGGTCATCACCGCATTGAGTTTTTCAGATCCCGACATCCCTTTCTTGAAACTCACTTTTGAAGCTGTTTCAGCATTTACAAATACCGGATTGTCGATGGGAATAACCTCTAGTATGAGTGATGTTGGTAAAGTGATTTTAAGTTTTGCTATGTTTGGAGGCAGGGTAGGTGTATTAACGCTGGCATTTGCATTAAGTTCTAAAGCCAAACCTAATACTATCCATTACCCTAAGACACATTTAATTATTGGATAAATGGGAAAATTAACTGAAAATAAATTTAAGATTTACCTTTTTTTCGCCATTATGCTATTGGTATTATTGGCGGTTATATTATTAAGAAAGATATTCTTTTAGAATAAACCATTTAGAGCAGTTTCAATCTTTGTAATAACCTGGTTGGTTGCTTCAGGAGAGTTGATGAAATCCAATTCATCAATATCTATAATTACAATGTTCCCTAAGTTGTAGGTTGAAATCCATGCTTCATATCTTTCGTTTAGCCTTTTTAAATAGTCTAAGCGAATTGAATCTTCATAATCTCTTCCTCTTTGTTGGATTTGTCTTACCAATGCTGGAATTGATGCACGTAAATAAATCAGTAAGTCAGGAGCTTGAATCATGGTGTTGAGAGATTGAAATAGAGCAATATAGGTTTCAAAATCTCTTGTACTCATCAAACCCATTGCGTGTAAGTTCGGTGCAAAAATATAAGCATCTTCATAGATGGTTCTGTCTTGAATTACACTGTTGGAGTTTGAACGAATCTTCTTGATACTATTAAACCTGGCATTGAGAAAATACACCTGAAGGTTAAAGCTCCAGCGTTGCATATCTTCATAAAAGTCATTGATATATGGATTGTCTTGCAAGTCTTCTAATTGTTCGTCCCAATTGTAATGTTTTGCTAATAGTTTAGCTAAAGTTGTTTTGCCTGAACCTATATTTCCTGCAATGGCTATGTGCATGTTGTTTCCTTTCATTTCTTTTTATATGACGAGTCAAATTTCAATAAAATTTCTTAATTCCAATAATTTCACGAATTTCTTTTATGGTTTTAGATGCACTTTCTCTAGCGCGCTCTGCACCATCTTGAGCTACTCGAGATAAATATTTGTTATCTGCTAATGTGTCTGTGATTTTTTCTCTATATGGAGCTATAAAATTCTCCATATCATCGGCAAGTTGTTTTTTGAGATCTCCGTAACGGATGGTGCAATCATTATATGCATTCCTATATTGTTCAAGAATTGTCTTGTCTGAAACTAACTCCATTAAACTAAAAATGTTTGCAATAGGTTCAGAAATCACAGCATTAGGTTCTGTAGGTCCAGAGTCTGTAACAGCACGCATAATTTTTTTTCTTAAAACACTTGCTTCTTCACCCATATAGATACAATCTGATTCTCCGGCAGATTTACTCATCTTACCTGTGCCGGTTAAACCAGGTACTTTCACTAATTTGTTTCCAAAAGAGAATGCTTGGGGTTCTGTAAAGTATTCGCAATGATAAAGTCTGTTAAATCTATTTGCAAATGTGCGTGTCATCTCAATATGTTGTTCTTGGTCCTTGCCTACAGGAACTTTATTTGCTTTATGAATTAATATGTCGGCTGCCATTAATGTAGGGTAGGTGAGTAACCCTGCGTTAATATTATCAGGTTGTGTTTTTGCTTTTTCTTTGAAAGTGCTCACACGTTCGAGTTCGCCTTTATAAGCATTCATGTTTAAGTATAAATACAACTCTGTTACTTCCGGTAAATCACTTTGAAGATAAATAACCGATTTTTCAGGGTTCAATCCAAGTGCAAGATATTCTGCAAGAACACGTTTGACTGATTGGTGTAAGTCTGTAGGTGTTGGATGTGTAGTGAGAGAATGATAGTCTGCAATAAAGAAATAACATTGATAAGCATCCTGCATTTTCAGAAAATTAGAAACTGCACCAAAGTAGTTCCCTATGTGTAATTGGCCTGTTGGACGTATTCCGCTTACGACTCTTTCCATTCGGGCAAAAATACATTTAATAAACGCATTTATGAATTCATGTGAATAAAAAAAGGGCTTCTACTGAAGCCCTTTTTTATCGTGTTTTAGATTGTGTTTAATGTTTTTCTCTTATGAGAACAACAATACCGCTTACATCATCTTCTTCCATGCCTTTAAATCTGTATTTCAATTGATAGATATATTGACCATCAGGGCATATTGCACCAGTATTGTTTACTGTACCATTCCAATCAAAATCGGCATTATCTGATTTGAAAACTATATCACCCCAACGATTGCGAATTGTTAATTCATATAAATCATGACCGTTAATTGGAATATCAAACACGTCATTCAATCCATCTCCGCCTTTGCCATCTGCTGCAGGTGTAAACACGTTCGGCACTTGAATTTTTCGGAAGAATGAAATCTCCTTACAAACGGTGTCAATACAGCCTCCCGGATTCTCAACAATTAGACATACATACCATACGCCAAGTGAATCAACGTAATTGTTGCATACTTTTTCATCGTTAGTTTCAATTACTTCCTTAAATGGCTCTCCACTCTGAGTGATGTCTGTAGTGTGGTAGAATCCCCAACGATTTTTTGTTGAATTATAAGATGTGTTTTTGAAGCAGAAATTAGGTGATTTAGTTGAATCAATCTCAAAATCAGCAATAACTGAATCAACGTAAACCAGAATAGTGTCTGATGCTGGGCATTTAAGAATATTTGGATCCATAATTCCATCTACTGTTATCATAAATGTTCCTACCCCAAAGAATTGCTTTTGTATAACTGAATCAGGTCGAGTAAGCGTATCACTAAAACCTTTTGCAGCATCAAAATTCCAATGGTAATTTATATAATCCGGATCTCCGGTAACTTTAAAAGTTACAATGTCTCCAGGACAGATTGTGTCTTTATCGGCAGTTAATTCTACAGGACTCTTACCAATTACTTTAATGCCATATTTAGGTTGGCTATTGTCTATTGTATCAGGATAAGTAAATCCGCAGAATCTGCCAGCTACAGAGTCAAACATTGTGAGATAAGCATAATAGGTAGTATCACCTAATCCAAAGAATGTGTATGCACGTTTAAAGGAATCTAGCTGATTTGGTGCCTTTTCAGACAAAGTAGTATTGTCTCCAAATCTCCATACCCATTCTGAGTGAGGTGTAATACGTTCGCTCTTGTTATAGAATACAATAGAATCCCCTGAACAGATTTCTTGAATATCTGTTGTAAAATCAGGAATTGGACCGGCAATAATAAAGGTCTTTCTGATAGAGTCTTCACAACCGAGCTTGGTTTTTAATCTAAAGAATACTTCAAATGTACCGGCTCTTGTGTAATTATGTCCAATATTAAAGCCTAAATATGGAGGGTAGGTTTGTCTGTTAAACAAATCAGGCTGTTTTCCATCCCCCCAGTCTATATACCATTCTATGATTTCGTCACAATCGTAACCTAATTTTTGTGGACATGGGTCAACCAAAATTGTTGAATCAAAGAAGGTAACAATGTTTATGCAGGCATTTAATGTATCTTTAAATCCAAAATTAGAGAATAAGCGAGTTACATAGATGTTTTGGTATAGCGTATCTTGGCAACCGGTACTGTCACTGGCTGCTAACCTCATTGT
Protein-coding regions in this window:
- the folK gene encoding 2-amino-4-hydroxy-6-hydroxymethyldihydropteridine diphosphokinase → MKHKGKNNAKTFTRKMFYIILAGGNLADPIQQINFAKRELRNLSINGSILQSSLYKTKAWGNIDQPDFFNQVFAFKSTLPPLFVMKQLLKIEERKGRKRKEKWGARILDLDMLYCGKQKVNSAQLIVPHPEIQNRRFCLVPLAELLPKFIHPTLRLMNSQLLKQCKDDGFVEKY
- a CDS encoding WbqC family protein — encoded protein: MDLLKNIEPPHIAPVCIFPTISWFMHYVVEQQKLCLSNKIYTPKSFSGNRFVLIGPNKISSFSVPLQKESLGAGVSDVLISNQSKWLKELKNTLQTIYGKTSYFEYYDYKLWDVFEKLQDEKLLNLALGTLGWAHKALQWDVEITLTDHVATELLTEFEITPYPQPFMDRFGFVQNATVFDIIFCLGPEAALRMRY
- a CDS encoding pyridoxal phosphate-dependent aminotransferase, encoding MISKRVNSLSESESIAMAKRARDLTAQGFDIVSLSMGEPDFPTPDHIKEAAKAALDANKTHYPPVAGIPELREAVCYKLKRDNQLVYKPENIVVSTGAKHSLMNTILSLIDPGDEVIIPTPYWVSYKEIVKFAEGVPVLVEGKIENNYKITPSQLEQAITPKTKILLFSNPCNPTGSFYTESELKEWAKVLEKYPRIFICSDEIYEYINFTGAHFSIAQIPSMFERTIVINGVSKGYAMTGWRIGYIAAQKEIAVACEKLQGQFTSGANSIAQYAAVAALGDNLEPSKMMNKKFQERRDLALTLSAQIPGFKTTVPDGAYYLFPDVSAYFGKKTESGEVIQSDYDLVIYLLNTGHVATVQGSAFGEKNCLRLSFATSNENLIEAFVRMKNALSKLK
- a CDS encoding PfkB family carbohydrate kinase, with the protein product MQHDLKTLFKGKRVLIVGDIMLDSYIFGSVERISPEAPVPVVAIEKRENRPGGAANVAFNIKSLGAIPMLCAFVGNDSEGEIMKNILLENEISKDYIMVSPTRKTTAKLRVMAQKNQLLRLDYEQTNDLNQDENLLLFNSFNAAIAQADVVILEDYNKGVLTSDNISKLISIAHEHNVPVTVDPKKKNFWEYKHVDMFKPNLKELKEALNSTDNLSDEHFFLKAIKEMEMNLSNKISFITLSERGVFIKDQEQQHFLPAFVRTIADVSGAGDTVISVASLCLAARMPIKDIAFIANLAGGLVCEHPGVVPINLERLESEYLKHSHSNGSI
- a CDS encoding deoxynucleoside kinase yields the protein MHIAIAGNIGSGKTTLAKLLAKHYNWDEQLEDLQDNPYINDFYEDMQRWSFNLQVYFLNARFNSIKKIRSNSNSVIQDRTIYEDAYIFAPNLHAMGLMSTRDFETYIALFQSLNTMIQAPDLLIYLRASIPALVRQIQQRGRDYEDSIRLDYLKRLNERYEAWISTYNLGNIVIIDIDELDFINSPEATNQVITKIETALNGLF
- the trpS gene encoding tryptophan--tRNA ligase translates to MERVVSGIRPTGQLHIGNYFGAVSNFLKMQDAYQCYFFIADYHSLTTHPTPTDLHQSVKRVLAEYLALGLNPEKSVIYLQSDLPEVTELYLYLNMNAYKGELERVSTFKEKAKTQPDNINAGLLTYPTLMAADILIHKANKVPVGKDQEQHIEMTRTFANRFNRLYHCEYFTEPQAFSFGNKLVKVPGLTGTGKMSKSAGESDCIYMGEEASVLRKKIMRAVTDSGPTEPNAVISEPIANIFSLMELVSDKTILEQYRNAYNDCTIRYGDLKKQLADDMENFIAPYREKITDTLADNKYLSRVAQDGAERARESASKTIKEIREIIGIKKFY